The DNA window TTACCCAATTCTTTATAAATATCACTTGGGGTGATTCCGTAGTAGGCAAGTGCTACCATTGAGTGAAACCAGAGGTCAGCAGTTTCGTATATTAGCTCTTTAATGTCTTCGTCTTTTGCCGCAATAATTACTTCTCCAGCTTCCTCTCCTATTTTTTTGAGAAATTTGTTAGGACCCTTTTCAAATAGCCCGCTTACATATGAGCCTTCTTTTGGGTTTTGTTTTCTATCCTGTATAACTTCATAGACATCATCTAATGTTTTAGCATCTTCGGACGGCCCAAATGCAGGTGCTTCTTTATCGCCGTCAGCTGATCTGTAAAAACAACTTCTCTGACCTGTGTGACATGCAACCCCATTTTGTTTAACTAGGTATATAAAAGTATCTACATCACAGTCATAGAATATCTCCACAATTTCCTGCACATTCCCCGATTCTTCTCCCTTCATCCACTGTTTCTCACGAGACCTGCTCCAAAAGTGAGAGTTACCGGTATCAATGGTTTTTTGAATAGCCTCTTTGTTGGCATATGCCAGCATTAGCACCTGTCCGCTGGATTCATCCTGCACTATTACAGGTATAAGGCCATTCTCGTCAAATTTTATCTCATTTAAGTCCATAATCTTCCTCAGGGCTGATTATATTAACATAATAGCATCCATACTCGAAATAAGACATAGTAAGTTCTTTACATGTAGAGTTTCATGCCTTATATTAATATATATTCTAATTCACAGGAGTTGTTTCTAATGGCAAGAGTAACTATAGAAGATTGTTTAGATAAAGTTGTTAACAGATTTGCTCTTTCAGTTGCAGCAATGAAAAGGGCGAGACTTCTTGTCAAAGGCGCTCCTATGCTAGCTGACGAAACTGACAACAAAGACGTAGTTTCTGCTCTAAGAGAAATTGCAGAAGAAAAAGTCAAAGTTGTATACCCGGTAGGTCAGGACGAGTATTAGTTTTAGTTTCTATCCTACCAAAGAACCTAAACATTGATAGTATTTTATAGATTGGATATGTTTTGAAACTATTCAATTATAGATTTGCTATATGCTGAATATCTATGTCCAAACTAACACAGATAGGAATTGATACAGGCGGAACATTTACCGATTTTGTTTTCTTTGACGGTAAGAAAATAGATATACATAAAG is part of the Thermodesulfobacteriota bacterium genome and encodes:
- the hisIE gene encoding bifunctional phosphoribosyl-AMP cyclohydrolase/phosphoribosyl-ATP diphosphatase HisIE, which encodes MDLNEIKFDENGLIPVIVQDESSGQVLMLAYANKEAIQKTIDTGNSHFWSRSREKQWMKGEESGNVQEIVEIFYDCDVDTFIYLVKQNGVACHTGQRSCFYRSADGDKEAPAFGPSEDAKTLDDVYEVIQDRKQNPKEGSYVSGLFEKGPNKFLKKIGEEAGEVIIAAKDEDIKELIYETADLWFHSMVALAYYGITPSDIYKELGKRFGKPKEEYREES
- the rpoZ gene encoding DNA-directed RNA polymerase subunit omega, with the translated sequence MARVTIEDCLDKVVNRFALSVAAMKRARLLVKGAPMLADETDNKDVVSALREIAEEKVKVVYPVGQDEY